The Aliidiomarina minuta nucleotide sequence TGGTTTCATCACGATCACAGGTTAGTGACTGACTAGCCTCCAGTTCCCCGCGGCGATTAAACTCATCGCGTAAACGATTAACCCGGGCAAATCTATGTTGCTCTTTGAGCAACTCAAGCTGATTGACCAGGCTATGTTTACTCAGCCGAATACGCTCGGACTCAGACTGCTTACCCGAAAGTTCAGTAGTCTTCACGGCTACTTGTTCCAGGTTCTGCTGATGAGCACGCACGGCACTCTGATACTCTGACTGAGCTGCAGAAATATCCGTGTCGGGGTTATCTACCATTTCCCGGTACAAGCGGTTCATCTGGTCAAGAGCCTGGCGTCTTTGCCGTTCAAGCCCTGAACTCTGCTCACGCAACTGAGTTAACTGCTGGCGTAGACGCTGTTCTTCAGCTGTCATCTGATCAACCTGATCAGTGAAACTGTTGTACTGCATCTGTACCTGGTTAATTCTGGCCTCTATTTCAGAGACTGATGCTTTTTCTTCTGCTTGTGCGGGGAGCCAAGCCAGAGAAACAGCTGTTATTATTAGTGCAACTTGAACCAATCGCATCATTTTCCTCGATATGTGTCGACTTTTCCCTACGGAAACAGTCTTATGCTATTTGTTGCAAGGTTAAATGGCAAGCATACAGATCGCATTACTGATTAAAAAGTTATTTGTTTATTAATTAGTCATGCTGCAGCCCTTAACAGACACCACTTCTTATAAAACCCTGTGTATTGATACAAAGCTGCCGACTAGCGGCGCCAGACCCACTTAATGTGATTTCCAGAGCAATATTTCCACATTGCTCGCCTATACAACCCAGACTATTGAAGCATATTGGCCAGCTTTCGCCTTGCAAAGTCAAATCCAGGTTACCTGTAGCTATTGCGTCTGTCTCAATTGTTATCGGCAAACTGCCGCAATCCTTAACACCGACGAGCTGAGAATTATCCATTGCAACGCCGTAATAAGCACCATACTGGAAAAATTTTTCGGTATCCTGCATAGCTCGTTGTTGCTGCAACCGAAACAGACTAATCATACTCGCCTGAATACCCGTTAAATCACTGTCTTGAGTCGAGAATAAACGCGGCGCAGCATAGACTGACAGAATGCCTAAAATAACAATCACGATAATAAGTTCAACCAGCGTAAAGCCTTTCGCTCTCATTAGCTGCTTTTCCTGTTATCAAATGCATTTAACACAGTATACTGGGTCTGAGTTCAAAAAATAGACGTGCGACTATGCCATATAAAAAAATACAACAAGGTTTCACCCTGATTGAAATTATCATGGGTATCGTCGTTTTAGCCATTGCACTGCTATTAATTACTTCCGTCTTACTGCCTGCCGCACGGCAAAGTATTACGCCTGTTTATCAGGTACGCGCTGCCGAGCTGGGGCAATCTTTGCTGAATGAAATTATGGCCAAAAGCTTTGATCAGGCCAGCGACCGCCGCGGTGGTCGCCAGCGCTGTAAGGCTGACCAGGAACCTTTGTGTACCGCCCCAGATCAACTAGGCCCGGATAACACAGAGACCCGCGATCGCTTTAATGATGTCGATGATTATCACGGGTTATCAGGCAGTGTAGAAAGCGCATTGGGTGAAGATTTAAGCGACCTGTATCCCGGCTTCAGCGTTCAGATTAATGTTTGTTATAGTGATGCCAATGCCAGCCAGTGTCTGAACGAAATCACACTATTTAAACGAGTTCAGATCACCGTTTTCACACCAGATAATCAACCTTTTGAATTCAGCGCGTTGCGAGGAAACTTTTAATGCTATATCAATTGCGCAACGCTGGCTTCACTCTGGTAGAGCTGATTATAGTGATCGTACTGCTCAGCATCATGAGCATAGCTACTTTTAGTTACCTGGGTTTTGGTGCGCAGATCTTCAGCGACGTAGTCGGTCGCGATCAGCTGATATCACAGAGTCGTTTCGCCGTGGAACGACTGACTCGTGAGTTACGCAATTCACTGCCCGGTAGTGCCCGGGTTATTAATAACAACCGCTGCCTGGAACTGCTGCCAATACATGCCAGCAGCAGTTATCTGGAACTTCCTCAACCCGGGCAAACTAATGCTGATTTTGTTGCTGTGCCTCCTGACAATTACAGTCAGGGAGTAAACTACGAGGGCACTTACCTTTTTGTCTACGCGAACTCAGAACAGCGTATCTATAACTCAACCACTCAACGCAAAGTTATATCCGGGGTCACCGAGCAGGACAGTACTTTAATTTTTGACTACAACACCACGCCGACCCTGTTTCCCTTGCAAAGTCCCGCACAACGCTATTTTATCAGTACCGGACCGGTCAGCTGGTGCCTTGAAGCTACTGGTGAAATAGCAGGCCAACAACAACTAGTGCGTATTACAGGCTACCCCCTGGCTAACAGCCCTGATTTGGCCCATGGTGATGCTCAACGTGCTGTTATGGCCAGTGACCTGTATAACAACATCGAAGGAGGACAACTTCCTTTCTTTACCATAGCTGCAACCCTGCAACGTGCTAACTTAGTTGAAATCGACTTACGTTTCGCGCGACGTCAGGGCGCTGAACCCTTTATTATTCATCATGAGGTACATATTCCGAATGTTCCTTAAACAAAAGCAACAAGGCAGCTCTCTGGTGATTGCCATCTTCATTATTGTAGTCATGAGTGTGCTCGCCGCGGTACTGGCGCGGGTGCTCTCTGCCAGCAGTGCGGCCATAGTGGACGAAGTCGCAGGTACCCGGGCTCTGCAGGCTGCCAATAGTGGCGCTCAGGTGTTTCTTACCGACTTATTTCCACCTGGCACAGACAGTGCCAGCCACGGAGCCTGTAATAGCGGGCGTAATATTGATTTCAATGCCCCGGGACTGAACAACTGTAGTGCCCGCGTAAATTGCGCCCTGCAAGACTATAGCGATGACTATGGTATGACTCATTTTCGCATCACTTCTACCGGAGAATGCCTTACAGGTAACCGCGAATATTCACGACAAATTATAGTAGAGGCCGTCGATGGCAATTTTTAATCTGCGGTCCTGGCTTGCCGCCAGCATAATACTTAGCACTCCGGTTGCCGCCAACTGGACACTGCCTGATGATGCCATCAATAATCAGGGTGCTTTCGCCAACTGTACCTTTAGCAATGATGTTGTCGATTGCCCGGGGTGGATTAACCTGAATGAGGCAAATCGAGAGCTGCGCATTACCCAGCCGATGACCCTGCTCATGCGTAACTCGTTGCAAATGCCAGCTGGCCTCACAGTCAATCGAGCAAACACCCAGCCTTTTACTCTGGATATGCGGGCTTCTCTATCAAGCTATAGTAACAACCTGACCTTCAATGGTCGTATTGTCTCTAATTCCGAAGTCACCTTTGGAAATGGAGCTCAAATCAACGGTGCTATTGAGACAACCGGGAATGTAACCTTAAATCCAGCCACAGTAACGGGCGATATTAGCGGGCAGAACGTGACTTTCAACGGTGCGGCCTATGTTCAGCAATCAGTCTCAGCCACCGGCACTATTAACCTCAACAATGGCTCTATCGAAGGCAATGCCAGCGCCGGTGGCGATATCAATATTAATAATGGCAGTACCATTGGCGGTGATGCTCAAAGTGGAGGCGTAATTTCACTCAATGACGGCAGCATTGGTGGAAGTGCAGAAGCGACTGGCAATATCAATATTAATAATGGTAGCTCAGTCGGTGGCGACGCGACGTCAGGACAAAATATAGCCCTTAACGAAGGCTCTGTCGGCGGCGATGCCGAGGCTCAGGAAATCAACATCAACAATGGCAGCTCTATCGGCGGCAATGCACGTGTGCAAAACCAACTAACCCTTAATAACGGTTCGGTTGCCGGCAACATCAGTTCACAGAATCGAGTCACTATTGAATCATCAGGAACGGCGGGCAGTGTCAATGCCAACGGCACAGTAGTCAACCGGGGCACAGTGGATGGCTACATCAACGCCCCCCGTGTCATTGGCTCCGGCGCAGTTGGCGAAAGTTGTGATCTCAACAATAACCAGGGGCCTTGCAGCGCAACAGTTCCAGAAGATCTGACAACCGCATGGTGTGCCGACATCTGGCCTCAGGGACTAAACCAACAGCACTTTCATCCGCAAGACATTCGTCTGCCAGAGGAAGCGCTGGACACCCCTTTGCCGCAAAACCTGCAACCCGGAGATTACCTTCGCCGAGGGAATTTTGGCGACGTAGGTGCTAATTACGTCACTAACGGTCCTACTTCACGCCTTTTTGTTGATGGCGATCTCAGCATTCAAAGTGGACGACGACTCAATACCGGTGGCAACACAGCCAACTTTATTCTGGTGGTGACTGGCACATTGACCATAGCCGCCGATGTTCAGATCAACGGTTATATCTATGCTGACGAGATCATTCTGGCCCCACGCGAATGTACATTTCAGGCAGGTCCTTTTTGTTTTGCTTACCAGCCCCCGACTCAGATAACAGGCTCTTTAACCTCAGCCTCCACGATAAACATTCAGGGTTCAGGAACAGCACAAAATGCTCCTGTGATCTCCCATTCGGCAGTTCCGCAAAACTTACAGGGTGGCGATTTCTGCCTGGCGCAGCCGCGAAAAGAACTGGGGTTAGGCTTCAACGACGGTCCCTGGCGTAGGTTAGCCCCTGATCCTATAGAAGACTCAGGTGAACATGGACTGACCGTATTACCTGTTAATGGCCCCGGTTATTTAACTAATGACCCTGCCCTTCCAACAGACAATATGGGCATGGGCAGCTGTGGTTATGCCACTTTTGACAGCAGCCGCAGCCAGCATTTTGAAAGCCCTGATTCAGTTCCACTGAACTTCAGTGGCAGCTTTACCATAGGCGCCTGGATACGCCCGGATAGCCATCCGGAATCCGGTTTAATGACTATCTTATCTAAGGATGAAAACTACGAGTTTCACCTTACCCCTGATGGCCGGGTGAACTGGTGGTGGCAGGATAGAAACGGACAGATTGAGCAATTTAATAGTGATGATATTGTGCCAGTGGGGCAGTGGACT carries:
- a CDS encoding prepilin-type N-terminal cleavage/methylation domain-containing protein, whose protein sequence is MRAKGFTLVELIIVIVILGILSVYAAPRLFSTQDSDLTGIQASMISLFRLQQQRAMQDTEKFFQYGAYYGVAMDNSQLVGVKDCGSLPITIETDAIATGNLDLTLQGESWPICFNSLGCIGEQCGNIALEITLSGSGAASRQLCINTQGFIRSGVC
- a CDS encoding type IV pilus modification PilV family protein → MPYKKIQQGFTLIEIIMGIVVLAIALLLITSVLLPAARQSITPVYQVRAAELGQSLLNEIMAKSFDQASDRRGGRQRCKADQEPLCTAPDQLGPDNTETRDRFNDVDDYHGLSGSVESALGEDLSDLYPGFSVQINVCYSDANASQCLNEITLFKRVQITVFTPDNQPFEFSALRGNF
- a CDS encoding PilW family protein, which codes for MLYQLRNAGFTLVELIIVIVLLSIMSIATFSYLGFGAQIFSDVVGRDQLISQSRFAVERLTRELRNSLPGSARVINNNRCLELLPIHASSSYLELPQPGQTNADFVAVPPDNYSQGVNYEGTYLFVYANSEQRIYNSTTQRKVISGVTEQDSTLIFDYNTTPTLFPLQSPAQRYFISTGPVSWCLEATGEIAGQQQLVRITGYPLANSPDLAHGDAQRAVMASDLYNNIEGGQLPFFTIAATLQRANLVEIDLRFARRQGAEPFIIHHEVHIPNVP